DNA from Pelobacter propionicus DSM 2379:
GCAAGACCGCTGTCACCATCAAGGCCCTGAGCTCGCTCATGCGGGAGGGGGCGAGGGTGGGGGTGGTCAAGTTCGACAGCCTCTCCACCCAGGATCAGTCCCTGTACGAGAAACAGGGGATCCCGGTCACCACCGGCATATCCGGCAACCTCTGCCCCGACCACTTCTTTGTCAGCAATGCCGAAGACTGCCTGACCTGGGGTGTGGAGAGCGGTTTCGACCTGCTGGTGATCGAGAGCGCCGGCCTGTGCAACCGCTGCGCCCCTCACATCCAGGGGGTGCTGGCGGTCTGCGTGATAGACAACCTGAGCGGCGTGGATACCCCCAGGAAGATCGGCCCCATGCTGAAGATGGCCGACCTGGTGGTGATCACCAAGGGGGACATCGTTTCCCAGGCCGAACGGGAGGTCTTCGCCTATCGGGTGCGCCAGGTGAATGGCCCGGCAACCATCCTGCAGGTCAACGGCCTGACCGGCCAGGGGGGGCACGAGCTGGGCAGGCTTTTGATGAGCGCTCCTGAGACGGATCAGTTGGAGGGGCGTTTGCTGCGCTTCAGCATGCCGGCTGCGCTCTGCTCCTACTGCCTGGGGCAGCGCAAGATCGGCAGCGACTACCAGATGGGTAACGTCAGGAAGATGTGCTTCCAGGGGGAACTGCCATGAACGGCGACCGCATCACCACCCTGTTGCGGATGGACGGTGACGAACTGCTGCGCAGCGAGCCGAACCTGCGGGACTTTTTCGCCAGCCTGGGGCTCTGCCTCCCGCGTGAAGGGGAGAGCGCGACCGACTACTTTGCCTCCCTCGAATCCGGGCTGCTGGAGGATCTGGGCATCGAGCGCAGCGAGCTCGGCGAGCGCTTCGCCGCCTTTGTCCGGCTCATGGATGGTCTGAAGAGCGCCCGCCTCAATCAGGGGGTGGAGTCGGTCACCATCCGGGGGGGGCACGACAAGGACGGCAACCAGGAGGCGCTGGAACTGACCGTCAGGCCGGGAGAGGTGATCAGCATCGTCGGTCCCACCGGCTCGGGAAAAAGCCGACTTTTGGCCGACATCGAGTGGATGGCCCAGGGGGACAGTCCCACCGGCCGGATCATCCTGATTAACGGTCAGGCGCCGGAGGCCGGCAAGCGTTTCTCCATCGATCACAAGCTGGTGGCCCAGCTCTCCCAGAACATGAACTTCGTCATGGACATGACCGTGGAGGAGTTCGTCGCCATGCACGCCGAGAGCCGCATGGTGGAAGATGTGGCAGGGGTTACCGCCACCATCATCGGACTGGCCAACGACCTGGCGGGCGAGAAGTTCTCCCCCGCCACGCCGGTAACCTCCCTCTCCGGTGGCCAGTCCCGGGCCCTGATGATCGCCGACACCTCCTGTCTGAGCAGCTCCCCCATCGTGCTGATCGACGAGATCGAGAATGCCGGCATCGACCGCAAGCGGGCGGTGCGCACCCTGGTGGACAAGCGCAAGATCGTGCTCATGGCCACCCACGACCCGGTCCTGGCCCTGATGGGGGACCGTCGTCTGGTGATCAAAAACGGCGGCATCTCCCGCATACTGGAGACCAGTGCTGTTGAGCGGGCCAACCTCTCCCGCTTCGAGGAGATGGACAACTGCCTCCAGGCGGTGCGCAACGCCCTGCGCAGGGGAGAGCGGATCGAGGGGGTATGAGGTAAGTGAGGAGGTAGGAGAGCCATGGCCATCATCTCCGCCAGCAGACGCAGCGACATACCGGCCTTCTTTGCCCACTGGTTTATGGAACGGGTGCGCCAGGGCTTCTTCCACCGGGTCAATCCCTTTAACGCCCATCAGGTCAAGGCGATAAGTCTCAGGCCGGAGGACGTGGACGCCATCGTGTTCTGGACCAAAAATCCCAAGCCGCTCTTCCCCTTTTTAGCTGAACTGGATGACCGGGGACTCAACTACTATGTCCAGTTCACCCTCAATCCCTATGAACGGTCCTTCGAGCCCAACCTTCCCTCTCTGTCCGAGCGGATCCATACCTTCCGCACCCTGAGCGAGATGATCGGTCCCCGGCGGCTGGTCTGGCGCTACGACCCGCTGATCCTCAGCAGCCGCACACCCCTGGAGTACCACAGGGAAATGTTCGACCGTATGGCCACGGAGTTGCGTGGCGCAAGCCTACGGGTCATGTTCAGCTTCCTGGACTTCTACGGCAAGGCCAGGGGCCGCCTCAGGGGCATCCAACGGGAGCAGGGGGTCGTAATCCAAGACGTCAGGGGGGAGGGGTTCGCGGCGGAGCGCTGGAGGTTGCTGGCGGATATGCGCGCAAGCGCGGAAGACAACGGCATGGAGCTCTGCTCCTGCGCGGAGGCGGAGGAGCTGGAGCGGATCGGTATCCGGCATGGCCACTGCATCGACGGAGGTCTGGTGCGGGAACTGTTCGGCAACCGGGGAAACTTTTCCAAGGACAAGTATCAGCGCAAGGAGTGCGGCTGCGTGGAGTCGGTGGACATGGGGGCCTACAACAGCTGCCCCTTTCAGTGCGTCTACTGCTATGCCAATGCCAGCCCGAAGGCGGTCGCCGCCAACCTGAAGAAGCACAATCCAACAGGATCGGCCCTGATCGGAGACTATCCGTTGGAGCGGTCAGCCGTCAGGCCCGTGAAGGAGACGGAGAGCGGCCAGCATCCCCTGTTCTGAGGGAAAGAGGGACGCAAAAAAGCCCGGAAGACGGATCTTCCGAGCTCTGCATGCCGTGTTAAAGCGGAGTGCTAGTTGGGGTAAACGGAAACCTTCTTTCGGTCGCGACCCATGCGCTCGAAGGTTACGATGCCCTCGATCAGCGCGAACAGGGTGTAGTCCTTGCCGCAACCCACGTTGTTGCCGGGGTGGATCTGGGTTCCACGCTGACGATAGATGATGTTGCCTGCCTTGACGGTTTCGCCGCCGAATTTCTTGCAGCCGAGACGCTGGCCTTTCGAGTCCCTGCCGTTACGTGAACTTCCGCCCGCTTTTTTATGTGCCATTTTCCTGACTCCTGGGAAAAGATGTAATTATGCGCTGATTTTCTCGATCTTGAGCACGGTCTTGTGCTGACGGTGGCCGCGCAGTTTGCGAGTGCCCTTGCGACGCTTGGACTTGAACACGAGAATCTTCTTGTCCTTGCCCTGGACTGCAATCTTGGCGGTTACCGTGGCGCCTGCCACATGGGGCGCACCCACCACGATCTTCTCGCCGCCGATCATCAGTACTTCGCCGAATTCGACGCTGTCGCCAACCTCGCCGACAAGCTTCTCAACCTTGAGGAATTCGCCCTCGGCTACCTTATATTGTTTGCCACCGGTCTTGATAACTGCATACATATCATTTCTCCATGCGCATCATTTTTAAAAGAGTTTTGAACTATAGTGACCAAAGGGTCACAAGTCAAGTAAAAAGTTGGCTTGGCCACGGCTCGTGCCAGTTGCTTCGCCTGTTCAGCTGATGATGATTTCGAACTGTTCCTGGTGGAAGCCCGGTTTGGCGCGCACGGTAATGCGCTTCCTGAACTTCTTCTCCAGTTCCTCCAGCCCCCGCCGCTCCTCGTCGTAGAGCAGGTCAGCCACCTGGGGGTGCACCGACACCATGGCCTTGGTGCCGCGGGAGTCCAGCATCTCGCGCCGCAGTTCCCGGAAGATCTCGTGGCAGACGGTTGTCTTGGACTTGATGTAGCCGCGCCCCTCGCAGTAGGTGCACGGTTCGCACATCATGCGGCCGATGCTCTCCCGCACCCTTTTTCTGGTCATCTCCACCAGCCCCAGCTCGGAGATCTTGAGGATGTTTGTTTTGGACTTGTCGCTCTTCAGGGTGTCTTCCAGGGCGGTGAATACCTTGTCCCGGTTGACCTCCTTTTCCATGTCGATGAAGTCGATGATGATGATGCCGCCGATGTTGCGCAGCCTGAGCTGGTAGGCTATCTCCTTGACCGCCTCCAGGTTTGTCTTGAGGATCGTGTCCTCCAGGTTGTGCTTGCCCACGAAACGGCCGGTGTTGACGTCGATGGCGGTCAGGGCCTCGGTCTGCTCGATGATGATGTAGCCGCCCGACTTGAGCCATACCTTGCGTCCCAGGGCGCGGCTGATTTCCACCTCCAGGCCGAAGTGGTCGAAGATCGGCTCCTCGTCGTCGTAGAGCTCGATGGAGTACTTCATCTTGGGCATGAAGGTGGTGATGAACTGGACGATGCGGTCATAGTCCGGCTTGGAGTCGACGATGATCGTGTCCACCTGCTCGGTAACGATGTCGCGCACCACCTTCTGGATCACGTCCAGGTCGGAGTGGATCAGGGAGGGGGCCGGCGCGTTCTCCTTGCGCTTGGTGATCTCGCCCCACAGGGTGGAGAGGTACTGCATGTCCGACAGCAGATCCTCCTCACTCTTTCCCTCGGAGACGGTCCTGACGATGTAGCCGGAGCCGGGCTGCTTGAGCCGCTCAACCGCCTCGCGCAGGCGTTCGCGCTCGTTCTCTTCCTCGATGCGGCGCGAGATGCCCACGTGGTCCACGGTGGGCATGTAGACCAGGTGGCGCCCCGGCAGGGAGATGTGGGAGGTGATGCGGGCCCCCTTGGTGCCGATGGGCTCCTTGGAGATCTGTACCAAGAGCTCCTGTCCCTCCTGGAGCAGCTCCTCGATGGGGTGCAGCGGTTTGAAATCGGGCTGGCTGGCCGGCAGCTGGTCGCCGTTCGGCTCGTGCTCCTTCTTGCCGTTGTACAGCAGCGATTCGTACTCCTCGATGGCGTCGAATACGTCGGCCACGTACAAAAAGGCCGCCTTTTCAAGCCCGATGTCCACGAAGGCGGCCTGCATGCCGGGCAGGACGCGGATGACCCTGCCCTTGTAGATATTGCCGATGATTCCCTTTTCCCGGGTGCGCTCGATGTGCAGTTCGGCGATGGTGCCGTTCTCAATCAGCGCGATACGGGTTTCATGGGACGTGGCGTTGATAACCAGCTCTGTTGCCATGGAAAAACCCCTCTATATGTCAATGTAAGCATTTTACCGGTCAGGCGGAGAAGATGACCTCCAGCTTCTCGACGCGCATGTCGTCACCACCCAGTGAGTTGTCGCCGGTAATGGCGTGGGCGAACTCCAGCGCCTTGCCCCTGCGCGCGGTCAGCTCCAGGGCGGATCCGCATGGGGTGAGCTCGATCAGTTCCTGGCGCAGGTCGATGCTCTGTACATTCCCCTTCTTTTTACGCTGAATGACGAAGCTGTCGCGTCCGAGGAAGGCGTCGCACAGTTCGTCCAGCTTGCCGGACCAGTTCTCTCCCAGGGTGATGCGGTAGCGTGTGCCCTCGATCAGGGTGGAGAGCGAAGGGGACTTGGGCTCGATCAGTTGCGCCTCAAGGACGCGCAGCCCCCGGGGGAGGGCCTGGTTCAGGCGTTGCATGATCTCCTCCGCCGTGGTCCCGGGGGAGACGAACATGTCCATGTACTCGGCCAGGGACTCAACGCCAACGGAGGTTGCCGTGGCAAAGGAGAAGCGTGGATGGGGGTGAAAGCCTTGGGAGAAGAGGATCGGCACGTTGCCCCGGCTGACGGCGCGGGTGAAGACGGTCAGCAGCTCCAGGTGGCTCAAGAAGCGCATGGCCCCCTGTTTGGCGAAACGGATGCGGAGCCGGGCCGTTGCATCGCCCCCGCTGTTCTCCGGAGCCCGCTCTTCCAGGGAGGGGATGGAGGCGTCCCGGAAGAGCCGGGGCTTCACGCCTTTGAAATCGCAGACCCCGCAGGCACTGCATCTGCCTGTACGGCAGTCCGGTGTCGATCCCTCGGCCAGGGCCAGTTCCCGTTCCCTGAGCAGAAATTCCCGCGTCACACCGCAGTCCAGGTGCTGCCAGGGGAGAATCTCGTCCAGTTCCCGGCGACGCAGGTACCACTCGGGCCGGATGCCGCACTCCTGGAAGGCCCGCAACCAGCGCTCCAGGGAGAAGTGATCACCCCAGCCGTCGAAGCGGCAGCCCAGTTCCACGGCGCGCATCAGCACCGGCGCCAGGCGGCGGTCTCCGCGGGCAAAGACCCCCTCCATGAAGGAGAGCGCCGCGTCTTGCCACTTGAAGTTCAGTTTGCGCTTCTTGAGATCCAGGTGCAGCTGGTACTGCAGCTCCCTGATGTTCTCCATGGAGATCTGCGGCTCCCACTGGAAAGGGGTGTGGGCCTTGGGAACAAAGCTGCTGACCGATACGTTCACCTCGCCGGAGGTGGCTGCCTGTTTGGCCTGATCCTTGACCCGACGGGCCAGGATGGATATCTGCTCCACATCTTCGCTGGTCTCTCCGGGCAGGCCGATCATGAAATAGAGCTTGATGGAGCGCCACCCTGCCTGGTAGACGTTGAAGGCGGTCTCCAGCAGATCCTGCTCGCTGATCCCCTTGTTGATAACCCTGCGCAGGCGTTCGCTCCCCGCCTCGGGAGCCAGGGTAAAGCCGGTCTTGCGCACCTTCTTGATCTCGCTGATCAGGTCGTCGGTCAGGGTGCCGACCCGCAGTGAGGGGAGCGACAGGGCGATGCGCTCTTGGGCATAGCGTTTCATCAGATGGGTGATCAGCGGCGAGACGCAGGAGTAGTCGCCGCTGGAGAGGGAGAGCAGCGAGACCTCGTCGTAGCCGGTGGCGGCCAGGGTCTTCTTCACCAGCTCAATGATGGTTTCTGGCGACCGCTCCCGTAGGGGGCGGTAGATGTATCCGGCCTGGCAGAAGCGGCAGCCGCGGGTGCAGCCGCGGGCGATTTCCACCGCCACCCGGTCGTGCACTGTCTTCATGAAGGGTACGACCGGCTCCGTGGGGTAGGGCGCAGCGTCCAGGTCGGCCAGGAAGCGGCGGCGGATGCTGGACTTGTCTCCCCGCAGTCTGGTTATTTCGGCGATGGTTCCGTCGTCATTGTAGCGCGCCTCGAAGAAGGAGGGGATGTAGACCCCTTGGATCGCGGCCAGTCGTTCCAGCAGGTCGGCCCGCTTTTCGCCGGCCCGTCGAGATGCCAACGTCGCGCTGGCGATCTCAGAGATCGCCTCCTCGCCGTCGCCCAGCAGGACGGCGTCGAAGAAGGGGGCCAGCGGCTCCGGGTTGTAGGCGCAGGGGCCTCCCGCCAGCAGCAGCGGGAAGGAGTCATCGCGCTCGGCCGCCAGCAGCGGGATACCCGACAGGCGCATCATATTGAGTATGTTGGTGTAGGAAAGCTCGTACTGCAGGGTGAAGGCGACAATGCCGCATTCCGCCAGGGGGGTGGCGCTTTCCAGGGTGGCCAGGGCGCACCCCTCCTCCTCCATCTGGCGTTCCATGTCCGGCCAGGGGGCGAATACCCGTTCGGCTGCAACCCCATCCATTTCGTTGAGCACGCGGTAGAGGATGCGCAGCCCCAGGTGGCTCATGCCCACCTCGTAGACATCGGGGAAGGCGAGGGCAACGCGCAGGTCAGCCGAGTTCTTGCGGATGGAGCCCATTTCGTCGCCCATGTAGCGGGCCGGTTTTTCTACGGCGAGAAGATTCATCGTCTGGTGGGTGTTCCTTGCGTTAGATTTTCATGGGGCGCGGAGAGAGCCGCGGGCCGGTCGGGGCAGGCCGCCCGGCAGGGAGACGTCCTGTCGTCCGCGCGGTTGCCTGCACCGCTGGGTACCGTGGTGCCGATGCCGGTATAACTCAATCGGGAGGTTTCGGAATGTATCAAAACATGTGCGACAATGGCAAGGGAAATGCCTTATTTTTTTTCTTGCATTCGGGTCGGGCTGATGCTATAAGACGGTCTCCAGAGCGCCGAAGTGGTGGAATTGGTAGACACGCAAGATTCAGGTTCTTGTGCTCGCAAGGGTGTGCTGGTTCGAGTCCAGTCTTCGGCACCACAAAAAATAAGGGGTTGCGAATTTATTTCGCAGCCCCTTTTTTTCGTCCGGAACGCGGAGATTCCCAGGCACATCCGGATGTCCGTTTTCCTTGCGGTTGCCAATGCCTTCCGACGTCGGCCCGACGCCTTTCCCGTTGACACCGGGAATGAAAGGGCGTAATAAATCTGTGCGATTTTATGCTGTTATTGAATGGTAGCTGACGGAGTGCACGTGCCGGGAAATTTGATAGCAGGGTTTCAAGAGCCGCCCTTGTCAGCAGGATGTTGACGGGGGCGGCTTTTCTGTTTGTGCCGGAGGCGGCGGATGGAGAGCGGCGCTCTGCCCGGCTCTGACCGTGTAGGTAACGATGGGGATGCTCAGTGCACAAGAACGATCTTTCCGAGCGCGATATCTGCACCAAGTTCATCACTCCGGCGCTGGAACGTGCAGGCTGGGATGTTGCCACCCAGATACGGGAAGAGTTCCCTCTCACCAAAGGGCGCATCATCGTTCGCGGCAAGCTGCATACCCGGGCCAGGCACAAACGCGCCGATTACGTCCTGTTCTACAAGCCGAATATTCCCATTGCCATTATCGAAGCCAAGGACAACAACCACGGCATTGGCGATGGCATGCAACAGGCGCTGGGCTATGCCGACATGCTGCACGTCCCGTTCGTGTTCAGCTCCAACGGCGATGGTTTCCTGTTTCACAACAGGATCGCGCCGGACGGTATCATCGAGCGCGAGCTTGCACTCCATGAATTCCCGACCGCGGAAACGCTGTGGCAATGGTGGGCGCGGCACCGTGGCCTGAATGACCGGCAGAATGCACTGGTCACGCAGGACTATTTCAGCGACGGCAGCGATAAAAGTCCGCGCTATTACCAGTTGCTGGCCATCAACATAACCATCGAGGTCATAGCTCGGGGTCAGAATCGCATTCTGCTGGTGATGGCCACCGGCACCGGCAAGACCTTTACCGCCTTTCAGATCATCTGGCGGCTGTGGAAGTCCAAGGCGAAAAAACGCATCCTGTTCCTTGCCGACCGCAACATTCTGATCGACCAGACCATGACCAACGACTTCAAACCGTTCGGTTCGGCCATGACCAAGATCCAGAAGCGGCAGGCCAACAAGTCCTACGAGATTTACCTTTCCCTCTATCAGGCCGTCACCGGTAACGAGGAAGAGAAAAACATCTACCGGCAGTTCAGCCCCGACTTCTTCGATCTCATCGTTATCGACGAATGCCACCGGGGCAGCGCGGCCGCCGATTCGGCCTGGCGGGAGATCCTGGAGTATTTCTCATCCGCCACCCAGATCGGCATGACCGCCACCCCCAAGGAGACCAGAGAAGTCTCCAACATCGACTACTTCGGCGACCCAATCTATACCTACAGCCTCCGGCAGGGGATCGACGACGGTTTTCTGGCCCCCTACAAGGTCGTGCGCATCGATCTCGACCGTGATGTGACCGGTTGGCGGCCCGACAAGGGGATGGTCGACAAGCACGGCTTTGAAATCGAGGATCGCATCTACAACCAGAAGGACTTCGACAGGACCCTGGTGTTGGAGCAACGCACCCAGCTGGTGGCACAGAAGATCACCGAGTTCCTTAAGAAAACCAACCGTTTCGACAAAGCCATCGTCTTCTGTGAAAACATTGACCATGCCGAGCGCATGCGCCAGGCCCTGGTCAATGAAAACGCCGATCTGGTGGCGCAGAACAGCACGTACGTCATGCGCATCACCGGCGACAGCGAGGAAGGCAAGGCCGAGCTGGACAACTTCATCTTCCCGGAAAGCAGATATCCGGTCATTGCCACCACCTCCAAGCTGATGACCACCGGTGTTGACGCCCAGACCTGCAAACTCATCGTGCTCGACCAGCGCATCCAGTCCATGACCGAGTTCAAGCAGATCATCGGGCGCGGCACCCGCATCAACGAAGACTACGGCAAGTACTACTTCACCATCATCGACTTCAAGAAGGCCACCGAGCTTTTTGCCGACCCCGATTTCGACGGTGAGCCGGTGCAGATCTACGAACCCAGGGGGGATGACTCACCGGTGCCGCCGGATGTA
Protein-coding regions in this window:
- a CDS encoding GTP-binding protein, which translates into the protein MRLVTVAGPPSSGKTAVTIKALSSLMREGARVGVVKFDSLSTQDQSLYEKQGIPVTTGISGNLCPDHFFVSNAEDCLTWGVESGFDLLVIESAGLCNRCAPHIQGVLAVCVIDNLSGVDTPRKIGPMLKMADLVVITKGDIVSQAEREVFAYRVRQVNGPATILQVNGLTGQGGHELGRLLMSAPETDQLEGRLLRFSMPAALCSYCLGQRKIGSDYQMGNVRKMCFQGELP
- a CDS encoding ATP-binding cassette domain-containing protein — encoded protein: MNGDRITTLLRMDGDELLRSEPNLRDFFASLGLCLPREGESATDYFASLESGLLEDLGIERSELGERFAAFVRLMDGLKSARLNQGVESVTIRGGHDKDGNQEALELTVRPGEVISIVGPTGSGKSRLLADIEWMAQGDSPTGRIILINGQAPEAGKRFSIDHKLVAQLSQNMNFVMDMTVEEFVAMHAESRMVEDVAGVTATIIGLANDLAGEKFSPATPVTSLSGGQSRALMIADTSCLSSSPIVLIDEIENAGIDRKRAVRTLVDKRKIVLMATHDPVLALMGDRRLVIKNGGISRILETSAVERANLSRFEEMDNCLQAVRNALRRGERIEGV
- a CDS encoding DUF1848 domain-containing protein, whose protein sequence is MAIISASRRSDIPAFFAHWFMERVRQGFFHRVNPFNAHQVKAISLRPEDVDAIVFWTKNPKPLFPFLAELDDRGLNYYVQFTLNPYERSFEPNLPSLSERIHTFRTLSEMIGPRRLVWRYDPLILSSRTPLEYHREMFDRMATELRGASLRVMFSFLDFYGKARGRLRGIQREQGVVIQDVRGEGFAAERWRLLADMRASAEDNGMELCSCAEAEELERIGIRHGHCIDGGLVRELFGNRGNFSKDKYQRKECGCVESVDMGAYNSCPFQCVYCYANASPKAVAANLKKHNPTGSALIGDYPLERSAVRPVKETESGQHPLF
- the rpmA gene encoding 50S ribosomal protein L27, translated to MAHKKAGGSSRNGRDSKGQRLGCKKFGGETVKAGNIIYRQRGTQIHPGNNVGCGKDYTLFALIEGIVTFERMGRDRKKVSVYPN
- the rplU gene encoding 50S ribosomal protein L21, translated to MYAVIKTGGKQYKVAEGEFLKVEKLVGEVGDSVEFGEVLMIGGEKIVVGAPHVAGATVTAKIAVQGKDKKILVFKSKRRKGTRKLRGHRQHKTVLKIEKISA
- a CDS encoding Rne/Rng family ribonuclease; this translates as MATELVINATSHETRIALIENGTIAELHIERTREKGIIGNIYKGRVIRVLPGMQAAFVDIGLEKAAFLYVADVFDAIEEYESLLYNGKKEHEPNGDQLPASQPDFKPLHPIEELLQEGQELLVQISKEPIGTKGARITSHISLPGRHLVYMPTVDHVGISRRIEEENERERLREAVERLKQPGSGYIVRTVSEGKSEEDLLSDMQYLSTLWGEITKRKENAPAPSLIHSDLDVIQKVVRDIVTEQVDTIIVDSKPDYDRIVQFITTFMPKMKYSIELYDDEEPIFDHFGLEVEISRALGRKVWLKSGGYIIIEQTEALTAIDVNTGRFVGKHNLEDTILKTNLEAVKEIAYQLRLRNIGGIIIIDFIDMEKEVNRDKVFTALEDTLKSDKSKTNILKISELGLVEMTRKRVRESIGRMMCEPCTYCEGRGYIKSKTTVCHEIFRELRREMLDSRGTKAMVSVHPQVADLLYDEERRGLEELEKKFRKRITVRAKPGFHQEQFEIIIS
- a CDS encoding TIGR03960 family B12-binding radical SAM protein translates to MNLLAVEKPARYMGDEMGSIRKNSADLRVALAFPDVYEVGMSHLGLRILYRVLNEMDGVAAERVFAPWPDMERQMEEEGCALATLESATPLAECGIVAFTLQYELSYTNILNMMRLSGIPLLAAERDDSFPLLLAGGPCAYNPEPLAPFFDAVLLGDGEEAISEIASATLASRRAGEKRADLLERLAAIQGVYIPSFFEARYNDDGTIAEITRLRGDKSSIRRRFLADLDAAPYPTEPVVPFMKTVHDRVAVEIARGCTRGCRFCQAGYIYRPLRERSPETIIELVKKTLAATGYDEVSLLSLSSGDYSCVSPLITHLMKRYAQERIALSLPSLRVGTLTDDLISEIKKVRKTGFTLAPEAGSERLRRVINKGISEQDLLETAFNVYQAGWRSIKLYFMIGLPGETSEDVEQISILARRVKDQAKQAATSGEVNVSVSSFVPKAHTPFQWEPQISMENIRELQYQLHLDLKKRKLNFKWQDAALSFMEGVFARGDRRLAPVLMRAVELGCRFDGWGDHFSLERWLRAFQECGIRPEWYLRRRELDEILPWQHLDCGVTREFLLRERELALAEGSTPDCRTGRCSACGVCDFKGVKPRLFRDASIPSLEERAPENSGGDATARLRIRFAKQGAMRFLSHLELLTVFTRAVSRGNVPILFSQGFHPHPRFSFATATSVGVESLAEYMDMFVSPGTTAEEIMQRLNQALPRGLRVLEAQLIEPKSPSLSTLIEGTRYRITLGENWSGKLDELCDAFLGRDSFVIQRKKKGNVQSIDLRQELIELTPCGSALELTARRGKALEFAHAITGDNSLGGDDMRVEKLEVIFSA
- the hsdR gene encoding EcoAI/FtnUII family type I restriction enzme subunit R, whose amino-acid sequence is MHKNDLSERDICTKFITPALERAGWDVATQIREEFPLTKGRIIVRGKLHTRARHKRADYVLFYKPNIPIAIIEAKDNNHGIGDGMQQALGYADMLHVPFVFSSNGDGFLFHNRIAPDGIIERELALHEFPTAETLWQWWARHRGLNDRQNALVTQDYFSDGSDKSPRYYQLLAINITIEVIARGQNRILLVMATGTGKTFTAFQIIWRLWKSKAKKRILFLADRNILIDQTMTNDFKPFGSAMTKIQKRQANKSYEIYLSLYQAVTGNEEEKNIYRQFSPDFFDLIVIDECHRGSAAADSAWREILEYFSSATQIGMTATPKETREVSNIDYFGDPIYTYSLRQGIDDGFLAPYKVVRIDLDRDVTGWRPDKGMVDKHGFEIEDRIYNQKDFDRTLVLEQRTQLVAQKITEFLKKTNRFDKAIVFCENIDHAERMRQALVNENADLVAQNSTYVMRITGDSEEGKAELDNFIFPESRYPVIATTSKLMTTGVDAQTCKLIVLDQRIQSMTEFKQIIGRGTRINEDYGKYYFTIIDFKKATELFADPDFDGEPVQIYEPRGDDSPVPPDVPEEGERSGVTYPEPGEEKGWTGVAEPGPEGEGGVRRYVVATVEVKVAAERVQYFDAAGRLITESLRDYTRKALAREYTSLNDFLRRWSSTEKKQAIIDELSEQGVFFDALADEIGRQSGKVFDPFDLVCHVAWGMPPLTRQERAEQVKKRNYFTHYGEQARRVLEALLDKYADEGVAHIEETQILTIAPFTEFGTPLEIIRGFGGLEQYQQAVHELEEALYA